Sequence from the Pseudophaeobacter arcticus DSM 23566 genome:
GGCGACCTCAAGGAATTTGCGGTGTTGCGGGTCTAGAATCGCAGCCTCTTTGGGGCTGAAGCCAAAGAATTCGGCATCAAAATCGGCAAAGCCCTCCAGCAGAGCAGCGTGGGGCACATAGTTTGGATCGGCCAGGGTGGTGGCGGGTACACCTGCGTCCAGCAGGGCGTCGCGCTCCAGCGGTACGATGGATTCAATGCCGTTGCGCAGGTTGTTCCAATAGGTCTGCACGCCCTCGGCGCCGGGAACATTGACTGACATGCCAACAATGGCGATATCGCCGCTATACTGCGGCGCGCCCGGGTTCTGATCTGCTGTCTTTACCACGACAAACATTGACCTCTACATTTGGCAAATCTGGGGTGCTTCTCCTGCCTGCAATCCCCGCTCTGCCAATGAGCGAAGTTCGGTGCCCCAGGAGAGGCCATTGTCTGGCGGGTAGGTCAGGGGCGCATTCGGCAGGCAGATTGGCGGTTGTTGCCAGCTGTTCTGCGCTGCGGTTACGATTCCTTGTTACCCAAGGCGAAATTGGTTCATCACTGCGGCAAATCTGTGAAGGCTTGGTGTTGAAAGCGGGTATAAAAGCGAAAACAATAAGGCATTATATATGGCTACGTGACTTTGGGGAAAGAGTCTGCGGCATCAGGATCTGCTTGCCCTCAAACAGGGCGCGCGGTTTTTCAAACAGGTCCGGGTAGCGCAGCCGCTCGGCATAGCCCAGAAGGGATCCCGCACAGAGCCAGGTCATCGGTACCAGGGTATCATTGAGCATCATATCCACCATGGTGGCCGCAAGGATCAGCGCGATGGGCGTCGCATAGGGCGAGATATCCTGGCGCCTGCGGCGGTGGATCTCAATTCCGAGCAACACAATAGAAAGCGATAGCAATCCCATCTCGGCCAGATAGCCAAGCCACCCCAGGGTGCCAAAGACCAGGATCCAATGGCCGTCCGGGATCGAAATGATGGCACCGGTTTCCAGCTCGCGTACCAGATTGCGGCCCCAGCCGCCCCAGCCGAACCAGGGTTTTTCCGCGGCGCGCTGCAGCAGCATCGCCTCATTGTCAAAGCGATAGCCCAAAGACTGCGCCCGTTCGGAGCTGATGGCTTCGGCCTGGGCCAGGATGGCTTCGGTGGGAATGAAGCCGAGATTTCGCAGCATCGGATAGGTGATTGCCACTGCCGCCAAAGCGATGGCGACACGGATTTGCCAGCGCGGTGAGGCCAGCGCCACCAGCGGCACAAAGCTGAGCCCATAGGCCAGCGAGGCAAAGCTTTTGCACAGCACCAAAACAAAGAACAAATAGGCCGAGGCAACGAAAAACCGCAGGCGATCCCGCCCCTCGGCGGCACGGGCCAGTGACACGGTGGCCAGGACTGCGGAAAACATAAACAAGGCCAGCCACAGGGAATGCGGCATAAAGACGATGGGGCGAAACCCGCCCTGACGCATGGTTTGCGCAAAATCATGCTGGAAGAAGCCATAGACCATAATATTGATCTGCGGGCTGAGACGGATCTCGATCAGCGAGGGGATTGAATAGGCCAGCCCGGCGATGCAGAGCGCGAGCAACAGTTCCTTTTGTCCCTCAGGCGAGGACAGATAGCGCCGCGCCAGCAAGAAGGGCATCAAGATGATCACTTGGTTGATCATAACCGAGCCGAGATCCCGCCATCTGAGCCCCGGCAGCATATCGGTGACAAAGACAATTGGATCGGCATCTGCCAGCACTTCAAAAATCACCGGGTCGCCATTGGTCATCACCGTTGGAATCACCGCAAGGATAAAAAGCAGCATGAGAATTCGCGCCAGTGGGTGGCGCGGCAGCAGCGGTACCTTTTTGCGCATGAACCCGATGCAGAGGACAAAAGCCGTGACCGAGGGAATGGTGAATTTATCCATATCAGGCACCAGTGGCAGGTCGAACTCGGCCACCGGGGGCAGCAGCAGATAGCCCGCCAGAATGCACCACAGAATTGCCCGTTCCAGCGGTAAACGCCGGAACAGCACCAGGCTGACCACGGGCCAGAGCAGCAGCATCAAAGAGGCAAGTGCATTGGGCATGAGGTGAGTTTAGTCTCCAATTGCGGCAGCGCGATGGGCATTTGGTGGCCGGGTGGTGGCTGGGTGATGGCCGGGTGATGGCTTGGACCGGGAAATTTTGAGCCCAAATGACATCACCCCAGATTACATCACCCAAGGCGCACTGTCGCGAGAAAATCCGCGCCTGTGATACCTCGAGGGCTAAATGAGCGCGCGCGAAAGGCTATATTCAGCCGGTCATGATAGAGTGGCTTGAGCAGCGGTCTTTTGCGGAGTATTTGCGCAGCGCTGCTCGGAAATTGGCGGATTCCGGTTTTGGGGTCAGCGTAGGAGTGATCAGGTGTTTTTTGAGTTTCAAGGCCAGCGTATTACAGTCAACCTGCCTACACGGGCAGCCCTGGAGAGCGAGGTTCTGCGGCGGTTTTCGGCGGGTGAAGGTTTTGCCCTGGC
This genomic interval carries:
- a CDS encoding membrane protein yields the protein MPNALASLMLLLWPVVSLVLFRRLPLERAILWCILAGYLLLPPVAEFDLPLVPDMDKFTIPSVTAFVLCIGFMRKKVPLLPRHPLARILMLLFILAVIPTVMTNGDPVIFEVLADADPIVFVTDMLPGLRWRDLGSVMINQVIILMPFLLARRYLSSPEGQKELLLALCIAGLAYSIPSLIEIRLSPQINIMVYGFFQHDFAQTMRQGGFRPIVFMPHSLWLALFMFSAVLATVSLARAAEGRDRLRFFVASAYLFFVLVLCKSFASLAYGLSFVPLVALASPRWQIRVAIALAAVAITYPMLRNLGFIPTEAILAQAEAISSERAQSLGYRFDNEAMLLQRAAEKPWFGWGGWGRNLVRELETGAIISIPDGHWILVFGTLGWLGYLAEMGLLSLSIVLLGIEIHRRRRQDISPYATPIALILAATMVDMMLNDTLVPMTWLCAGSLLGYAERLRYPDLFEKPRALFEGKQILMPQTLSPKSRSHI